A region of the Agrobacterium sp. RAC06 genome:
CCAGTGCTTCGATCAGCAGCGACGTGTCGCGTGTCAGCCCGAAACTGTTGTCCTTGTTGACAATGAGGATGTCGAGCAGATCGCGGTCGGCCATCGGTCAAACTGTTCCGGATGTTGCGGGCTTGGGGCGGGCACTTGCCTGGGGCAGGGTAGTCCCGAGCAGGCTTGCATAAACGTCGGCCAGCTGATCCGCTTCGCGTTCCAGCCCGAACGCCGCCTCGACATGTTCGCGCCCGCGTCGACCGGCCAGTATCGCCTTTTGTGGTTCGAGAAAGGTCGAGATTGCGTCGCGCAGGCGCCCATAGTCACCGGCCGGCACGACGGAGCCGGTCTCGCCTTCGATGATCATCTCGGCATAGGCGCCGGCGTCACTTGCAACCACGGCGGTGCCTGAAGCCATGGCCTCGAGCGGCGTCAGGCCGAAGCCTTCGTTGCGCGAGGGGGCAACGTAGAGCGTCAGACGGCGATACCAGGGCTTGATGTCATCGACTTCGCCGAGGAAACGGATGCGGTCTGTCAGGCCGGCGGCGGCGATGTCGGCCTTCAGCTTGTCTGCAAAGGCCGTGTGTTCCGCGGTGATCCGGCCAGATATCACGGCCGTCCATTCCGGATTGCCCGGAAGGAGCTCGATCATCGCCCGTACGAAAAGATCCGTGCCCTTCTGATGGCGCACCCGCCCGAAACAGCCGACCAGATGCCGGCCCTTCAGATCTTCGGGAAGGCTCGCGTCGAGCTCGTCCGACGGATGGAACAGCTGAAGGTCTACGCCGTGGCGAATGACGCGATGCGGGACCTTGAGAAAAGAACCGGACTTTCCATTCGTCGCTACCACGCCGTCCATCTTCGAGATGAGCCAGCGGGTGTAGCGGCTGTGATGCCTTTGGGCCGCAGACGTGAAAAGCAGCTTCAGCGGCATGCGGAAGATGTCGCGGAGGATCAGGCCCACCAGCATCTCGTTGTTGCGACGGGCATGCCAGACGCGGGCAGGGGTAGCGTTCGGCCGCTTCCAGAGGCCGGGCAGCTCGGCCCAGCGCATTTTTGGCAGGTGATCGGGCAGGCCGGGACCAAGCGTCAGGATGCCTAGACCCTGGCGCCTTTGTTCCGGCACGAGCTGGATCACTGTCGATGTCACGCCGGAGAGGCGCCGCTTGAAATGCGGCGCAATCACCGAGATGTCGTCGAGGGATTGCGCCACAGAGGAGCCCTTCCGGCCTAGATCAACCCCACTTGACCGCGAGGATCTCGTAGGCCTTGGAGCCGCCGGGGGCGACGACTTCGATGCTGTCGCCAGCTTCCTTGCCGATCAGCGCGCGGGCGATCGGCGAGGAGATCGAGATGCGGCCGGCCTTCACGTCGGCTTCCTGGTCGCCGACGATCTGGTAGGTCTTCTCTTCCTCGGTGTCTTCGTCCATCAGCTTGACTGTCGCGCCAAACTTGATCTTCGAGCCAGACATCTTCGAGAGGTCAATGACCTCTGCGCGGGCGATCAGGTCTTCCAGTTCGCCGACGCGGCCCTCATTGTGGCTCTGTGCTTCCTTGGCGGCGTGATATTCCGCATTTTCGGAAAGGTCGCCATGAGCGCGCGCCTCGGCAATTGCCTCGATGATGCGCGGACGCTCTTCCTGCTGACGCCAGCGCAGCTCTTCGCTGAGCTTTTCGAAACCGTTCTGCGTCATCGGTACTTTGTCTACCATTTCCTCTTCCTTCGTCTTCATGGCCGCGAGCGCGGGCACAAAAGAAAACAGGTTCCGAAGCAAAGCTGCGGAACCAGTCACAAATCACGTTACGGCAGACTATAGCAGAATGCTTTGCGCAATTTCCAGAGTTTTCGTCGGGCGCCTCCGAAAGCCGACCTGACGGCGAGAAAAATCAGCGAAATCAACGATCATGGTGCCCGGTGGACGCAATGTCGCAAGGCGGAAACTTGACCATTGTCACGGGAACGTATAGAGAACATTCCCATGAAGAAGTCGCTCAAAGAACGTCTCGCCATTCTCTCCGATGCCGCCAAATATGATGCGTCCTGCGCGTCCAGCGGGACGACCAAACGTGACTCGTCCGCCTCTGGCGGTCTCGGCTCGACAGAGGGGTCGGGCATCTGCCATGCCTACGCGCCTGACGGCCGCTGTATCTCGCTTCTGAAGATCCTGCTCACCAATTTCTGCATCTATGACTGTGCCTATTGCATCAATCGCTCTTCGAGCAATGTCGAACGGGCGCGGTTCACGCCGGACGAGGTCGTCTGGCTGACGATCGAATTCTACCGTCGCAATTACATCGAGGGCCTGTTTCTCTCCTCCGGGATCATCAAATCCTCGGATGATACGATGGCCGAAATGGTGAAGATCGCCAGGGACCTGCGCACCAAGCACGAGTTTCGCGGCTATATCCATCTGAAGACCATCCCTGAGGCATCCGCGCATCTGGTCGAGGAGGCGGGGCTTTATGCCGATCGCCTGTCGATCAATATCGAGCTGCCGACCGATCACGGGCTGGAGCGCTATGCGCCGGAGAAGCGTCCGGTCAACATCCGCCGCTCGATGGCGGATCTGAGGCTGAAGATCGACGAGGCGCGCGAGCCAACTCACACCGGGCGGCGCAAGAAGTTCGTGCCCGGCGGGCAGAGCACCCAGATGATCGTCGGGGCTGACGGCGCCAATGATGCGACGATCCTCGGCTCCAGCGCGCGGCTCTACAGCAGTTACGGGTTGAAGCGTGTCTACTACTCCGCCTTCAGCCCGATCCCCGACAGCTCGAAAAACCTGCCGCTGATCAAGCCGCCCTTGATGCGCGAGCATCGGCTCTATCAGGCGGACTGGCTTTATCGTTTCTACGGTTTCTCGGTCGAGGAGATTTCGTCGATCGGGCAGGGCGGCATGCTCGACCTTGAACTCGATCCGAAGCTGGCCTGGGCGCTGGCGAACCGCGATCGTTTTCCTGTTGACGTCAACAAGGCGGATCGGGAGACGCTACTGCGTGTCCCGGGTTTCGGGACGAAGACTGTGAACGGCTTGCTCTCGGCCCGCCGTCATCGGCGCGTGCGGCTCGAGGACCTGACGCGTCTCGGTGTGTCGCTCAAGAAGGTACGGTCCTTCATCGTCGCCGAGGGATGGTCGCCGAATCGCAGCCTCGATCGGACCGATTTGCGAGCGGTGTTTGCGCCGCCGGCCGAGCAGCTGTCGCTATTCTGATGCGAACCGTCACGCTCGAAGGGCGAGGGGCGTTCGACGAGTGGCGCGATGCTGCACGTTCACTCCTGGCTGATCGGGTGAAACCCGATCAGGTTCGCTGGCAGCTTTCTGGCGAGGGGGGCGATCTCTTCGGCGCGATGCCGCCTGAGACCGGGCCTGTCGATGTGCCTTCCGGGATCGTCGTGCCGAAGGGCTTCATGGAGGCGGCGGAGGCGGCGATCTGCCATACGGATCCGGCTCGATTTTCACTTCTCTATCGCATTCTCTGGCGGCTGCAGGCGGAACGCAGCCTTCTGCAGGTTAGCTCCGATCCTGACGTCTCGGACCTCATCCGCTTGATCAAGAATATCAGGCGCGACAGCCACAAGATGAAGGCCTTCGTGCGGTTCCGCGAAGTCGAGGGTGTGCAGGCGGGACGGCGGCGATTCGTTGCCTGGTTCGAGCCGGAGCATTTCATAGTGTCGCGCACTGCCGGCTTCTTCCAGCGGCGCTTCACCGACATGGACTGGCTGATCGCGACGCCGAAGGGCTCGGCCGCGTGGAACGGGCAGGCGCTCAAGACGTCGCGCGAGCCGGCCGCCCGGCCGGAAGCGGAGGATGAGACCGACGAGCTCTGGCGGACCTATTTCGCCAATATCTTCAATCCGGCTCGGTTGAAGATCAAGGCAATGCAGTCGGAAATGCCGAAGAAATACTGGAAGAACATGCCGGAGGCCTCGCTCATTCCGGATCTGATTGCGGGTGCGGAGCGGCGGGTCGCCGAGATGGCAGAGCGGCAGGCGAGCCAGCCGCCGGCCTTTCACGAGCGGCTACAGGCGCAGTGGCGTGAACGAGAAGACGAGGAGGCGTCGGTCAATCTGCCGCCGCTCGAACGGCTGCGGGAGGAAGCGGCAAGTTGCACGCGTTGCCCGCTGCATTGCCATGCGACACAGACGGTGTTCGGCGAGGGGCCAGAGGATTCGGAGATCATGTTCGTCGGGGAGCAGCCCGGCGATACCGAGGATCTGGCGGGAAAGCCGTTCATCGGTCCGGCTGGCCAGGTCTTCGATGAGGCCGTGGCGGCGGCAGGGATCGACCGAACTCAGGTCTACGTCACCAATGCCGTCAAGCATTTCAAATACGAGCGGCGCGGCAAGCGGCGGATCCATATGCGTCCGGAAGCCGGTGAGGTGGCGCATTGCCGCTGGTGGGTCTCAAAGGAGATCGAGATCATCCGGCCGCGCATCGTCGTGGCGCTCGGCGCGACCGCCTATCTGTCGCTGACAGGTGAGAGCCGGCCGATCGCCGAGGTGCGGGGCATGCCGATCCCGATGCAGGACAACCGAATGCTGCTTGTCACGACGCATCCAGTGGCGATCCTCAGGATGCCCGACGAGGATCTGAAAGCGCGCAGCCTAGATGCCTTTCGGTCGGATCTTCAAGGCGTGCGGCGGCTTTTCGACACGCTGCCAGCCCTTTGACGAGGTGCTTCTGTGGCCGTCGATGCGGCTTTCTTCGACTGCAGTTCGCACATACACATCGGTCGCAATGGCGGCGGCAGGAGGAGCGTCGCCGTCGCCAGTGCGCAACAGAGAGCGAACCCGCCGGCAAAGCTGTCGCGCGCCATGCCGATCCAAGGGGCGGCTTCTTTTCCCGTCTTGCGGCGAACTCTCAGCGCTGATCGACCGGGCTCCCGCGACTGCCGGAGTGGCCGCCGCTCGCAATCTCTCCCTTTAATCTTCCGTTCATGTTCGGCTCATGCAGCTTTCAGCTTCGCGACCCATCTTCATGCCAACGCACTGGGATGGTCCCAGCGTCGCCAATGAGGTTAAGAAATGTTCAGATTTGCCGTTTCGACATTTGCTGCTGTGATGATTGCCTTCTCCGCCCAGGCGGAGATGCCGGTCAAGGCAACGATCATCGACAGCACCATCACCCAGGCCCAGGTCGAGGCCGCCCAGGTTGCCTGGGGCGACGCGCTCGTGAAGATCGCCACGGATTACAAGGACGGCGGCATCGACAAGGCCAAGGCAACGGCCAAGGCGGTGATTGACGGAGCCTATGGCTATAACCTCGGCCCGGTGCTGTTCAAGCCGACGCTGACCGTCGAGCCGCAGACCTTCCGGCCGACGGCCGAAGGGGCGCTCGCCTATTTCGTCGGCCATGATCCGAACTACCCTGCCGATACCGGCTTTGCGCTGAAGGGCTGGACCTCGGTCAAGATCGAGAATTCGGCAATCTTCATCAGCGGCAAGACTGCGCAGACCATTGGCAAGGTCCATATCTCCGATGCCGAAGGCAAGGTCACCACAGTCGACAAGACCTGGGGCTATCAGCTTGACGATGCCGGCAATCTGCGGATCGTCCTGCATCACTCCTCGCTGCCCTATACCGTCAACTAACACTTCCGATCAGCAAACCTCAGCCTGTCTGGTTGTGTTGCGCGCCCCTGAGCACTCCTCAGGGGCGCGTCGCCGTCAGGCGATAGCCTAGGCCCCGGATGGCAGTGATTTTCACATCGGGGTCCAGACTGGCAAGCTTACGCCGAAGCCGGCTGACATAGACATCGACGACATTGGTCAGCGGATCACGATCGGCCGCCCAGACCCGCGCCAGAATGCGTTCTCGGCTGACCGTTGCCCCGGCCTGTGCGGCCAGCAGTTCGATCATTGCCATTTCCAATCCACTGAGCAGGACCTCGCCAGTTGCGCTGCGCAGACCCGGCAGTTGCCGATCCAGCGTAATCTGACCAATCTGCAAAAGCTTGGGCGCAGTGGTGGGCTTTGCACGGCGCATCAGCGCTTCAATTCGGGCCAGCAATTCATCGAAATCAAAGGGTTTTGCCAGATAGTCATCGGCCCCGCGTCGCAAGCCATCAGCGCGCTCCTGGCTTTCTCCCATGGCGCTCAACATCAGCACCGGGACCTGATGGTTGCGCTGGCGTAGCATCTGGCAGAGGCTCAATCCATCGAGTTCCGGCAACATGACATCAAGAATGACAACACCTGCCAGGTTCTCCGTCGCGCAGGTGCGGGCAAAAGTCTCGGCGGCGGCCAGGCCCTCGCGGCCGTTTCGGATCCAGGTGACGGTATAGCCTTCGGCCTGCAGGCCGCGCTGCAGAAAATCGGCAACCCGGACATCGTCCTCAATCAGCAGAATGTTCATTGAGGCTCCTCATCCGTCAATGGCGGCGACAGCGGCAGGGTCAGGCGTGCAAGCGTGCCGGTACCCTGTGGCGATTCCAAGATCATCAGGCTGCCGCCCTGGGCCTCGGTTAACTGCCATGCGATGGCCAGACCAAGTCCGAGACCATCGGGTCTGTGCGTGCGAGCCTTGCTTGAACGCCAGCCGCGATCAAAAACATGGGGCAGGTCTTCGGCGCTGATGCCGATGCCCTGGTCGATGATGTCGATCTCAATACGCTCAGCCGCGGCTTTCGTGACGCTTACCTGGACCTCGCCACCGGGATGCGAATAGCGGATGGCATTGTCGATGAGGCAGACCAGAACCTGGCGGAGCCGGTTGGGATCAGCCTCGACCACATCCTTTGGCAGAGGGTCCGGCCCTTTGAGCTGAACGGCCCGTTCGGCCGCCATGGCGCCGGCAGCCTCCAGGGCCGCATGAAGCACCTCACCAAGTACCAGCTCTGAACTCTCGATCACCGGCCGGGCCTTCGGATCGCGCACCAGCACCAACAGATCCTCGATCAGGTGTCCCATCTGGCGTGAGACCGTGACGATCCGTTCCAAGGCGGAACGATAGGCGCTGCTGTCAGGATTTTTCTGTCTAAGGGCCACTTGGGCTTCACCGCGGATCACGGTGACCGGGGTGCGCAGTTCATGGCCGATATCGGCAAGCAATTGGGCACGTGCCCCTTCCGATGCCGCAAGTTCATCCACGGTGCGGCTGAGTTCGGCGGTGCGGGTGGCTACCTGCTGTTCAAGCTCAATCCGGTCTTCGGTGGCGCGGTTGCGGGACTGTTCAACCTCACCCGCCATGCTGTTCAGCTGGTCGCCGAGGTGGCGGAATTCGAGATCGCGAAAGCGTTGAAAACGATAGGAGAAATTGCCCCTTTGATAGGCGCTCAAACCCTGTTCCAGCTGTTCCAGCGGTTGACGGAAGCGGCTGACCAGAAAGGTGGCGAGGACAAAGGTGGCAAACAGTCCAAATCCGCCGGCGAACAGAAAGAGCTGGCGTGCGGTGGCCAACCCGGCATTGGCCCGCGTCCGTTCCGCCTCCAGCGCCATTTCCTCGGCGACAAGCGCCTTTTTCAGGGCCTGGGCTGGCGAAATCCCCTGTACCTGGCCGAACTGGATATCGACCTCGGCCATACGCGAGACCGTGGGCGAGGGGGATGTCAGCAGGGACGCTGTCTCCAGCTTGAGGCTGGCGACTACATCCTTCAGAAAGGCAAGAAGCTTCGTTCTTTCTTCATGCTCCACGAGGTTCTTGTGGCGAGCGCGATCCATGTCACGCGCCAGGCTGGCCTTCTCCGCCACCCGCGCTATCAGGCCATCCATGCGCTCAAGGATTGCGCTGCGCTGGGCGGGGTCTCCGGGTTCATTCAGCAATCTGCGGAAGCTCCAGTTGCGAAGTGCCGCCTTTTCCAGATCGAAACTGAGGAGTGCTGAATAAATGTCGTGGGCAATCCGCCCGCGCTCTACGCGGTACTGGGATTCGTTCAGCACATACCAGCCGGCGAAAGCAAGGATGACGGTTGGGATGGCCAGACCCAGAAAGGCCAGCCGCAGCTGGGTCACATAACGCAGGGATAGGTCAAGTCGTGTGCGTTTCATCGTGCGCCGCTGTCATGATTTGAGACGAGGTCATTCTTCTCTAACCGGGCCGCGCGCCGCCGGCATCCTTTTTTCTGCTGGTCAGAGCGGTTGGAAGGTGGCTTTGAGTGCCGCACGGCAGTGGGAAATGCCGCCGCAAGAAGCCACCGCTCAGCAAGCACCTTGCGCCGACCGAAGCGGTCGCCCAACGGGTGTCGAGAAAGCCGGCGACCATCAAGCTGGAGATGTCGTCGATCCGTAAAGGCTAGGTGGCCGAAGGATCGAGGTCGGGTCACGATCGCTGGCATGCCGAGAAACAGGACCAAGAGGTCCATTGATAGATCAAGGAAGGCAATCGACAGGATTAAGAGGCCGATCAAATGTTGACGGGTTGCGAACATGGCCTCTTCAGAGACCGAGGTCAGCCTCTAGTCGGTCGAAGTTCTGCTGGTTGGCGGCTGCGATAAAGCGCTCGATTTCGCGGTTTTCCGGCGTGTCGTCAAACTGCATAAGCCAGGTCATGCGTGTTCCCTCGGCCTCCGTGGCGAACGTCACTTCGAGCGTGAAGACATGCATCGGCTCATGGTGGAGCGCCAGGATCCGTGACGGCGGTTCTATCGCCTGAAAGGTCCAGTGATTGGCAAAGCCGGTGCCGTCGGAATTGGTCATGGTGACCAGCCAGTCACCGCCGGGCGAAAAGTCGAAATGGGTGATTTCGTTGGTGAAGCCGTGCGGTCCCCACCAGCGGGCAAGGGTTGCCGGATCGGAAAAGGCGGCGAAGAGGGTTTCGGCCGGAACGTCGAAGATACGTTCGGTGACAATGTGCAGCTTTTCCATCAAAAACCTCCAGACGATCACAGCTTGCCAATGTGGGGGGCTTCGCGTTTAACACGTGGCAGACCCGGCCGGATAGTCTCGCGACACGGCAGGGTTCAGGAGGGGTATTTCAGTTGCATTCGACATTCGTACTGACCGCCATCGCCATGCTGGCCTTCGCCGCCAATTCGCTTCTGGCGCGAGAAGCGCTGGGGACAGTGTCGATCGAGGCCGCAGGCTATACCGCTGTCCGGATCGTCTCCGGCGCGCTTGTGCTTTACGGCCTGATGCGACGCGGGCCGCTTCAGTCCGCATCGGTTGACAGACGCCTGCCGGGGGACTGGTGGGCGGCTGCGGCTCTTTTCGTTTATGCCATCGCATTCTCCGCGGCCTATCTTTCGCTTGGTGCTGCGACCGGGGCGCTGATCCTCTTTTCTTCCGTCCAGGCGAGCATGCTGGCCTTCGGACTTTTCAAGGGCGATCGGCCAAGCCTGAGGGAGGTGATCGGGTTTGCGATCGCTTTCGGCGCCTTCGTCTATCTCATCCTGCCCGGCGTGGGACGACCGGATCTCGTTGGCAGCCTGTTGATGATCGCCTCGGGCATGGCCTGGGCTGTCTATACGCTGCGCGGTCGAGGCTCACGCGATCCGATCGGCGAGACCGCCGGCAATTTTGTACGAGCTTCCGTGTTCTGTCTGCCGCTGGCGGGTTTTGCGCTGCTTTACGAGACGGCGACGCTCGCGGGCATCCTTCTTGCACTCGGCTCTGGCATCGTTGCCTCCGGCCTAGGCTATTCCATCTGGTACAGGGCGTTGCGCGGGCTCACCACCTTCCAGGCGGCGCTCATTCAGCTGTCCGTCCCGGTGATTGCGGCGCTCGGTGCCATCCTTTTCCTCAATGAGAGGCTGACGCTGCATTTTGTCGTGGCGGCAGCTTTCGTCATTGGCGGCATCGCCTTCGCCATCCTCGCCAAGCAGAAGCGGCAGGCCTGAACGCGTCGAGATTCGGCTTGGTTAGTTGAAGAATGCGAGCAATCCCGAAATGACCGTTGCCCCACCGATGGGCGCGATGAACAGCAGGATGATGTTTAACCCGACGATCCAGGCCAGCGCCTTCTGCTGGCGCGGTGTCAGTGGCTGCGGCCCCCGGCTCGGTGGTGGCTCTGGCGGCGGCGTGTAATTCTTGAGATCGAGAAACATGACGGGAAGCCTGCCTCCGGTGCCGGACCACTATCATCAACCGGATAATAGATAGGCGGCAGTCACGCTTTTCCAGCGTTGACTTCGTCCTTAAAGCAAAGATTATCCTGATATCTTCAAGGGCTCAAGCAGCATCTTCGAGTGCAGCGGCCGGCAGATTGGCGCGTGCATTGAGCACTTCGAGACCGACGATCCGACCATCGCGGTCGTAGTCAAGCATGATGCCTTCGGAGACCTCTTCGCTCTCCAGGACGGCCTCCGTGGAAAAACGAATATAGGCAGCGTCGGCAGCTGCATCATATTCCAGTCTGGGCTTCATCTCGGCATCCGTGCGTTGCGATCGAGAAACGCCGTTATGATACGGATTTCTGTTTCGCTTTCCAAGCAGATTACCCGCAAGATGCGGTCTTCGCGTTCAGGAATACGGCCAAATCGTCGTTCCGTCGGTAGGCCTGATGGATCGCTTTCAGACCAATCTGGATTGCGAACCGTTCGCTCTATCCAGTCGAATTCGAGTTGCCGCTCCAATATCACCGTTTTTGCGTGCGCGGTGAAGTGGAGCGGCTTGCTCATTTCGTGCGCCTCAGAAGTAGCTCTGAAGCGGGCGAACCTCGAGCTGGCCGCTCTTCAGCGCCCGGATGGCTTCGGCGGCCGCCAGGGCTCCTGCCATGGTCGTGTAGTAGGGCACCTTCTGCATCAGGGCGGCGCGGCGAAGCGACTTCGAGTCCGAGATCGCCTTGTTGCCGTCGGTCGTGTTGATGACCAGCTGGACCTGACGGTTGCGGATCGCGTCCTCGATATGTGGACGTCCCTCAAGCACCTTGTTGATCTTGATCGCGTCGATGCCGTTTTCGGCGAGGAAGCGCTGCGTGCCGCCCGTTGCCATGACCTTGAAGCCGATCTGGGTGAGGATCTGGATCGCGGGCAGGACGCGGGCCTTGTCCTCGTCGCGGACCGAGACGAAGACCGTGCCATCTCGCGGCAGTTCGACGGATGCTCCGAGCTGGCTCTTGGCGAAGGCGAGCGCAAAGTCCGTGTCGAGGCCGATGACTTCGCCGGTCGAGCGCATTTCCGGTCCAAGCAGCGTGTCGACGCCGGGGAAGCGCGCGAACGGGAAGACGGCTTCCTTGACTGCGATGTGCTTCAGGTTGCGCGGATCGGGCTTTTCGCCATAAGCGGCGATCGCGTCGTCGAGCTTTTCGCCGGTCATGATGCGGGCGGCGATCTTCGCGATCGGGGCGCCGATGGTCTTGGCTACGAAGGGCACCGTGCGCGAGGCGCGCGGGTTCACTTCGAGAACGTAGATCACGTCGTCCTTTATGGCGTACTGGACATTCATCAGGCCGCCGACATTGAGCGCCTTGGCCATGGCGGCCGTCTGGCGTTCCAGCTCGTCGAGCGTTGCCTTGGAGAGCGAACGCGAGGGCAGCGAGCAGGCGCTATCGCCCGAATGGATGCCGGCTTCCTCGATATGCTCCATGATGCCGGAGACGAAGACATTCTCGCCGTCGCAGAGTGCGTCGACGTCGACTTCGATGGCGTTGGTCAGGTAGCTGTCGAAAAGCAGCGGGTTCTTGCCAAGCAGGGTGTTGATCTGGCCGGTCTTGTCGTTCGGGTAGCGCTGCTTGATATCCTCTGGGACCAGACCCGGGACAGTGTCGAGCAGGTAAGACTGCAGCATCGATTCCGAATGGATGATCTGCATGGCGCGGCCGCCGAGCACGTAAGACGGGCGCACGACCAGCGGGAAGCCGATTTCGGAGGCCACGAGGCGGGCCTGCTCGACCGAGTAGGCGATGCCATTGTTCGGCTGGTTGAGGTCGAGCTTCATCAGCAGCTTCTGGAAGCGGTCGCGGTCTTCGGCGAGGTCGATCATGTCGGGCGCGGTGCCGAGGATCGGGATGCCGTTCTTTTCCAGCGCTTCGGCAAGCTTCAGCGGGGTCTGGCCACCGAACTGGACGATGACGCCAACGACTTCACCCTTTTCCTGCTCTGCGCGCAGGATCTCGATCACGTCTTCGGCCGTCAGCGGCTCGAAATAGAGGCGATCGGAGGTGTCGTAGTCGGTCGACACGGTTTCCGGGTTGCAGTTGATCATGATCGCTTCGAACCCTGCATCCTTCAGGGCGAAAGCGGCATGGCAGCAGCAATAGTCGAACTCGATGCCCTGGCCGATACGGTTCGGGCCGCCGCCGAGGATGACGACCTTCTTGCGGTCAGAGACCTGGGCTTCCGAGCGCAGTTCGCCGACGAAAGGCGTCTCGTAGGTCGAATACATGTAAGCCGTCGGCGAGGCGAATTCGGCAGCGCAGGTGTCGATGCGCTTGAAGACCGGGCGGACGTTCAGCCCGTTGCGGAGTTCTGCGACTTCCTTCGGGCGCTTGCCCGACAGCGAGGCGAGGCGAGCGTCGGAGAAGCCCATGGCCTTCAGGGTGCGCAGGTTTTCGGCATGCTGCGGCAGGCCATGCTCGCGAACACGGGCTTCCATG
Encoded here:
- the greA gene encoding transcription elongation factor GreA, coding for MVDKVPMTQNGFEKLSEELRWRQQEERPRIIEAIAEARAHGDLSENAEYHAAKEAQSHNEGRVGELEDLIARAEVIDLSKMSGSKIKFGATVKLMDEDTEEEKTYQIVGDQEADVKAGRISISSPIARALIGKEAGDSIEVVAPGGSKAYEILAVKWG
- a CDS encoding SRPBCC domain-containing protein, producing the protein MEKLHIVTERIFDVPAETLFAAFSDPATLARWWGPHGFTNEITHFDFSPGGDWLVTMTNSDGTGFANHWTFQAIEPPSRILALHHEPMHVFTLEVTFATEAEGTRMTWLMQFDDTPENREIERFIAAANQQNFDRLEADLGL
- a CDS encoding UdgX family uracil-DNA binding protein (This protein belongs to the uracil DNA glycosylase superfamily, members of which act in excision repair of DNA. However, it belongs more specifically to UdgX branch, whose founding member was found to bind uracil in DNA (where it does not belong), without cleaving it, appears to promote DNA repair by a pathway involving RecA, rather than base excision.); its protein translation is MRTVTLEGRGAFDEWRDAARSLLADRVKPDQVRWQLSGEGGDLFGAMPPETGPVDVPSGIVVPKGFMEAAEAAICHTDPARFSLLYRILWRLQAERSLLQVSSDPDVSDLIRLIKNIRRDSHKMKAFVRFREVEGVQAGRRRFVAWFEPEHFIVSRTAGFFQRRFTDMDWLIATPKGSAAWNGQALKTSREPAARPEAEDETDELWRTYFANIFNPARLKIKAMQSEMPKKYWKNMPEASLIPDLIAGAERRVAEMAERQASQPPAFHERLQAQWREREDEEASVNLPPLERLREEAASCTRCPLHCHATQTVFGEGPEDSEIMFVGEQPGDTEDLAGKPFIGPAGQVFDEAVAAAGIDRTQVYVTNAVKHFKYERRGKRRIHMRPEAGEVAHCRWWVSKEIEIIRPRIVVALGATAYLSLTGESRPIAEVRGMPIPMQDNRMLLVTTHPVAILRMPDEDLKARSLDAFRSDLQGVRRLFDTLPAL
- a CDS encoding phosphoribosyl-AMP cyclohydrolase; the protein is MFRFAVSTFAAVMIAFSAQAEMPVKATIIDSTITQAQVEAAQVAWGDALVKIATDYKDGGIDKAKATAKAVIDGAYGYNLGPVLFKPTLTVEPQTFRPTAEGALAYFVGHDPNYPADTGFALKGWTSVKIENSAIFISGKTAQTIGKVHISDAEGKVTTVDKTWGYQLDDAGNLRIVLHHSSLPYTVN
- a CDS encoding putative DNA modification/repair radical SAM protein, which gives rise to MKKSLKERLAILSDAAKYDASCASSGTTKRDSSASGGLGSTEGSGICHAYAPDGRCISLLKILLTNFCIYDCAYCINRSSSNVERARFTPDEVVWLTIEFYRRNYIEGLFLSSGIIKSSDDTMAEMVKIARDLRTKHEFRGYIHLKTIPEASAHLVEEAGLYADRLSINIELPTDHGLERYAPEKRPVNIRRSMADLRLKIDEAREPTHTGRRKKFVPGGQSTQMIVGADGANDATILGSSARLYSSYGLKRVYYSAFSPIPDSSKNLPLIKPPLMREHRLYQADWLYRFYGFSVEEISSIGQGGMLDLELDPKLAWALANRDRFPVDVNKADRETLLRVPGFGTKTVNGLLSARRHRRVRLEDLTRLGVSLKKVRSFIVAEGWSPNRSLDRTDLRAVFAPPAEQLSLF
- a CDS encoding sensor histidine kinase, with the protein product MKRTRLDLSLRYVTQLRLAFLGLAIPTVILAFAGWYVLNESQYRVERGRIAHDIYSALLSFDLEKAALRNWSFRRLLNEPGDPAQRSAILERMDGLIARVAEKASLARDMDRARHKNLVEHEERTKLLAFLKDVVASLKLETASLLTSPSPTVSRMAEVDIQFGQVQGISPAQALKKALVAEEMALEAERTRANAGLATARQLFLFAGGFGLFATFVLATFLVSRFRQPLEQLEQGLSAYQRGNFSYRFQRFRDLEFRHLGDQLNSMAGEVEQSRNRATEDRIELEQQVATRTAELSRTVDELAASEGARAQLLADIGHELRTPVTVIRGEAQVALRQKNPDSSAYRSALERIVTVSRQMGHLIEDLLVLVRDPKARPVIESSELVLGEVLHAALEAAGAMAAERAVQLKGPDPLPKDVVEADPNRLRQVLVCLIDNAIRYSHPGGEVQVSVTKAAAERIEIDIIDQGIGISAEDLPHVFDRGWRSSKARTHRPDGLGLGLAIAWQLTEAQGGSLMILESPQGTGTLARLTLPLSPPLTDEEPQ
- a CDS encoding response regulator transcription factor; translation: MNILLIEDDVRVADFLQRGLQAEGYTVTWIRNGREGLAAAETFARTCATENLAGVVILDVMLPELDGLSLCQMLRQRNHQVPVLMLSAMGESQERADGLRRGADDYLAKPFDFDELLARIEALMRRAKPTTAPKLLQIGQITLDRQLPGLRSATGEVLLSGLEMAMIELLAAQAGATVSRERILARVWAADRDPLTNVVDVYVSRLRRKLASLDPDVKITAIRGLGYRLTATRP
- a CDS encoding glycosyltransferase family 4 protein → MAQSLDDISVIAPHFKRRLSGVTSTVIQLVPEQRRQGLGILTLGPGLPDHLPKMRWAELPGLWKRPNATPARVWHARRNNEMLVGLILRDIFRMPLKLLFTSAAQRHHSRYTRWLISKMDGVVATNGKSGSFLKVPHRVIRHGVDLQLFHPSDELDASLPEDLKGRHLVGCFGRVRHQKGTDLFVRAMIELLPGNPEWTAVISGRITAEHTAFADKLKADIAAAGLTDRIRFLGEVDDIKPWYRRLTLYVAPSRNEGFGLTPLEAMASGTAVVASDAGAYAEMIIEGETGSVVPAGDYGRLRDAISTFLEPQKAILAGRRGREHVEAAFGLEREADQLADVYASLLGTTLPQASARPKPATSGTV